In Tenacibaculum pacificus, a single window of DNA contains:
- the dnaG gene encoding DNA primase has protein sequence MITQETIDKVFESAQVAEVIGEFVQLKKSGSSFKGLSPFTDERTPSFMVSPVKQIWKDFSTGKGGNAVSFLMEHEHYSYPEAIKWLAKKYNIEIEETEQSDEQKEQLNERESMFLASKFAKDYFHDLLMNSQQGRAIGLSYFKERGFREDIIEKFELGYCKDEWDNFTNVALSKGYDLKYLKSTGLTIVKEGGATDKKFDRFKGRVMFPIHSMSGRILGFGGRILTNDKKAAKYLNSPESDIYHKSKILYGLYQAKKEIAKQDNCYLVEGYTDVVSFYQSGIENVVASSGTALTSDQIRLVNRLTKNITVLFDGDAAGIRASMRGIDLILEQGMNVKVVSFPEGEDPDSFAKSHSTTELKQFLKDKSQDFIEFKVSLLMKEAKNDPVKKAGLIRDIVTSISKIPDGIQREVYVQECARIMDISEQVLFSELAQLLNKSVTNSNKRSSNQPTPSYSETTQASMGVIKGGGKGREKINQLHILEKEIIRILLLYGNEVVDFVNWVDAVDEKGRPFLEKEEYQNTVSNELYLNLQEDEIEFADEIFKLTYYQLVHQLNQDEKISIDRLIMHENQEIASLVTNILMDEEKYSLSDWERKEIVVTTAIKVLPKLVSDAVLNLRRILIEEKIKEIMHEVQTQKAVLDLEEISNYTDLKKRLFDKLNRVV, from the coding sequence ATGATAACTCAAGAAACAATAGATAAAGTTTTTGAATCTGCTCAAGTAGCTGAGGTAATAGGCGAATTTGTACAATTAAAAAAATCAGGAAGCAGTTTTAAAGGACTAAGTCCGTTTACCGATGAGCGAACACCGTCATTTATGGTATCGCCAGTAAAACAAATTTGGAAAGATTTTAGTACCGGAAAAGGAGGGAATGCAGTTTCATTTTTAATGGAACATGAACATTATTCTTATCCCGAAGCTATAAAATGGTTGGCTAAAAAGTACAACATTGAAATAGAAGAAACCGAACAATCTGACGAGCAAAAAGAACAACTTAATGAACGAGAAAGTATGTTTTTGGCATCTAAATTTGCGAAAGATTATTTTCATGATTTATTAATGAATAGCCAACAAGGACGTGCTATCGGATTATCTTATTTTAAAGAAAGAGGTTTTAGAGAAGATATTATTGAAAAATTTGAATTAGGATATTGTAAAGATGAATGGGATAATTTTACCAATGTGGCTTTATCAAAAGGCTACGATTTAAAATATTTAAAATCGACAGGGTTAACCATTGTTAAAGAAGGTGGCGCAACTGATAAAAAATTTGATAGGTTTAAAGGACGTGTTATGTTTCCTATTCACAGTATGTCGGGGCGTATTTTAGGTTTTGGAGGTCGAATTCTTACCAATGATAAAAAAGCAGCAAAATATTTAAATTCACCAGAAAGTGATATTTACCATAAAAGTAAAATTTTATACGGACTTTATCAAGCTAAAAAAGAAATCGCTAAACAAGATAATTGTTATTTAGTAGAAGGTTATACGGATGTTGTTTCTTTTTATCAATCAGGAATTGAAAATGTTGTTGCCTCTTCAGGAACGGCACTTACTTCGGATCAAATTCGATTGGTAAATCGTTTGACAAAAAATATTACGGTTTTATTTGATGGTGATGCCGCAGGAATTAGAGCCTCTATGAGAGGTATTGATTTGATTTTAGAGCAAGGAATGAATGTCAAAGTAGTTTCTTTTCCTGAAGGAGAAGATCCTGATAGTTTTGCAAAATCTCATTCAACAACTGAATTAAAACAGTTTTTAAAAGATAAATCGCAAGATTTTATTGAATTTAAAGTTTCTTTATTGATGAAAGAAGCAAAGAATGATCCTGTAAAAAAAGCGGGTTTAATTCGTGATATTGTAACGAGTATTTCAAAAATTCCTGATGGAATTCAGCGAGAAGTATATGTACAAGAATGTGCTCGTATTATGGATATTTCGGAACAAGTTTTATTTAGTGAATTGGCACAATTATTAAATAAAAGTGTAACAAATTCTAATAAACGAAGCTCAAATCAGCCAACGCCATCTTATTCAGAAACCACACAAGCTTCTATGGGAGTTATAAAAGGAGGTGGAAAAGGGCGTGAAAAAATAAATCAATTACATATTCTTGAAAAAGAAATTATCAGAATATTATTATTGTACGGTAATGAAGTTGTCGATTTTGTAAATTGGGTAGATGCAGTTGATGAAAAAGGACGTCCTTTTTTAGAAAAAGAAGAATATCAAAATACGGTTTCTAATGAATTGTATTTAAATTTACAAGAAGATGAAATTGAGTTTGCTGATGAAATTTTTAAATTAACGTATTATCAATTAGTACATCAATTAAATCAGGATGAAAAAATTTCGATTGATAGATTGATAATGCATGAAAATCAAGAAATAGCAAGTTTAGTAACCAATATTTTAATGGATGAAGAAAAATATTCGTTAAGTGATTGGGAGCGTAAAGAAATTGTAGTTACAACAGCGATTAAAGTATTACCTAAATTAGTTTCTGATGCAGTTTTAAACTTACGAAGAATTTTAATAGAAGAAAAAATTAAAGAAATAATGCACGAAGTACAAACACAAAAAGCGGTACTTGATTTAGAAGAAATATCAAATTATACTGATTTAAAAAAGCGTCTTTTTGATAAGTTAAATCGCGTAGTTTAG
- the nadE gene encoding NAD(+) synthase, with amino-acid sequence MNTPKVSEHIVKWLKEYATKAGVNGFVLGISGGIDSAVTSTLCAETGLPTLCVELPIHQAESQVNRANEHIKQLKERYSNVSEVEVDLTTTFEGFKNVVPEVETSAKTDLALANTRARLRMTALYYFAGLHGLLVAGTGNKVEDFGVGFYTKYGDGGVDLSPIADLVKSEVYALAAHLEVPNSIQNAQPTDGLFGDSRTDEDQIGASYDELEWAMKMLDLGKTENDFTNRELEVFKIYTRLNRINQHKMIPIPVCKIPTDLK; translated from the coding sequence ATGAATACGCCAAAAGTTTCTGAACATATTGTAAAATGGTTAAAAGAATACGCTACTAAAGCTGGTGTAAATGGTTTTGTGCTAGGTATTTCTGGCGGTATAGATAGCGCTGTTACTTCAACGTTATGTGCTGAAACTGGTTTACCTACTTTATGTGTTGAGTTACCTATTCATCAAGCAGAAAGCCAAGTAAACAGAGCAAATGAACATATTAAACAATTAAAAGAACGTTATAGCAATGTTAGTGAAGTTGAAGTTGATTTAACTACGACTTTTGAAGGTTTTAAAAATGTTGTTCCTGAAGTAGAAACATCAGCAAAAACTGATTTAGCTTTAGCAAATACTCGTGCTCGTTTGCGCATGACTGCCTTATATTATTTTGCAGGATTACACGGATTACTAGTTGCTGGTACAGGTAATAAAGTAGAAGATTTTGGCGTAGGTTTTTACACCAAATATGGTGATGGCGGCGTAGATTTAAGCCCTATTGCTGATTTAGTAAAATCGGAAGTATATGCATTAGCTGCACATTTAGAAGTTCCGAATTCTATACAAAATGCTCAACCTACGGATGGACTTTTTGGCGATAGCAGAACAGATGAAGACCAAATAGGTGCTTCATATGATGAATTAGAATGGGCAATGAAAATGTTAGATTTAGGAAAAACAGAAAATGATTTTACAAACAGAGAATTAGAAGTTTTTAAAATTTACACTCGATTAAATCGAATTAATCAACATAAAATGATTCCTATTCCTGTTTGTAAAATTCCTACTGATTTAAAGTAG